Proteins from a genomic interval of Candidatus Dadabacteria bacterium:
- a CDS encoding adenine phosphoribosyltransferase, whose protein sequence is MDVKKHIRDVQDFPREGICFHDITPLLQDGAAFSEAVDRMHELVGDLDFDAVAAIESRGFIFGAALCRKVGKGMVLIRKMGKLPYSTQAESYDLEYGTDTLEIHKDAVKKGGKILIVDDLLATGGTAEATGRLIRSVGGTVAAYVFLIELTELSGASKLKEPVFSVIQFEV, encoded by the coding sequence ATTGATGTCAAGAAGCATATTCGCGATGTTCAGGACTTTCCCAGAGAGGGAATCTGTTTTCACGATATTACCCCGTTGCTTCAGGACGGCGCGGCTTTTTCCGAAGCCGTGGACCGCATGCACGAATTGGTGGGTGATTTGGATTTTGATGCGGTGGCGGCCATTGAGTCGCGCGGTTTTATCTTTGGCGCGGCCCTTTGCCGGAAGGTCGGCAAGGGGATGGTTCTTATACGGAAGATGGGAAAACTTCCCTACTCAACACAGGCGGAATCCTACGACCTTGAATACGGGACGGACACCCTTGAGATTCACAAGGACGCGGTGAAGAAGGGCGGAAAGATACTGATTGTTGACGACCTGCTTGCCACCGGGGGCACAGCCGAGGCGACAGGCCGTCTGATACGAAGCGTGGGCGGGACGGTGGCGGCCTATGTTTTCCTGATTGAACTCACGGAGCTTTCCGGCGCGTCCAAACTGAAAGAGCCGGTTTTTTCCGTGATACAGTTTGAGGTTTAG
- a CDS encoding protein meaA: MPSLKNGKSSGPVVGKDRPWIMRTYAGHSTAKASNELYRKNLEKGQTGLSVAFDLPTQTGYDSDSPLAEGEVGKVGVPVCHIEDMEALFEGIPLDRMNTSMTINATAAWLLALYIAVAEKRGIAPASLAGTTQNDIIKEYLSRGTYIFPPADSMRLISDMVAHCYAEAPKWNPINICSYHLQEAGATPVQEIAYTMANATAVLDAVKASGVVSEADFPGVVGRISFFVNAGIRFVEEMCKMRAMAEIWDGLTKKRYGVKDEKLRRFRYGVQVNSLGLTADQPENNVARIILQMLDVTLSKNARARAIQLPAWNEALGLPRPWDQQWSLRFQQILAHETDILEYPDIFDGSKVVGAKVRELKKEALAEARKIERMGGALGAIDYMKESLVASNAGRMARVESGEIMRVGVNCHTETEPSPLTGSLEASIHKVDPALVREQSRRLAAFRKKRNSKKVKSALRALAEAAASGKNIMPPSVECARAGVTTGEWADTLRERFGEYRAPTGANVSLPGGKPRDEELRARKDIRRIKESLGRPPKILIGKPGLDGHSNGAEQIAVRARDMGMEVLYQGIRLTPEQIVSAAEQENVDLIGLSILSGSHNTVVPRIMKMLKRKEMTDIPVIAGGIIPDEDVRKLVRSGVRKVYTPKDFSLTRIVGDMAGLVLEGCAS, from the coding sequence ATGCCGTCTCTTAAAAATGGAAAAAGTTCCGGGCCGGTGGTCGGTAAAGACCGCCCGTGGATAATGCGCACCTACGCCGGTCACTCAACGGCGAAGGCGTCCAACGAACTTTACAGAAAGAACCTTGAAAAAGGGCAGACCGGCCTCAGCGTGGCTTTTGACCTGCCCACTCAGACGGGATACGACAGCGACAGCCCCCTTGCCGAAGGCGAAGTGGGCAAAGTGGGCGTCCCCGTTTGCCACATTGAGGACATGGAGGCGCTTTTTGAGGGCATTCCGCTTGACCGGATGAACACGTCTATGACTATTAACGCCACTGCGGCGTGGCTGCTTGCGCTTTATATTGCCGTCGCCGAAAAGCGCGGCATCGCCCCCGCCTCGCTTGCGGGGACGACCCAGAACGACATAATCAAGGAATACCTGTCCCGCGGGACATACATCTTTCCCCCCGCGGACTCCATGCGGCTCATCTCCGACATGGTGGCACACTGCTATGCGGAAGCGCCGAAGTGGAATCCGATAAATATATGCAGTTACCACCTTCAGGAAGCGGGAGCCACTCCGGTTCAGGAGATTGCCTACACAATGGCGAACGCCACCGCCGTTCTTGACGCCGTGAAGGCGAGCGGGGTCGTTTCCGAAGCCGATTTCCCCGGCGTGGTGGGGAGAATATCGTTTTTTGTGAACGCGGGCATACGGTTTGTTGAAGAGATGTGCAAGATGCGCGCAATGGCCGAGATATGGGACGGCCTCACAAAAAAACGTTACGGCGTCAAAGACGAAAAACTGCGAAGATTCAGATACGGTGTTCAGGTCAACTCTCTCGGCCTGACCGCCGACCAGCCCGAAAACAATGTGGCGCGCATCATACTGCAAATGCTTGATGTAACGCTTTCAAAAAACGCGAGGGCGCGCGCCATACAACTGCCCGCCTGGAACGAGGCGCTCGGGCTTCCGCGTCCGTGGGACCAGCAGTGGTCTCTGCGGTTTCAGCAGATACTCGCCCATGAGACGGACATTCTTGAGTATCCCGACATATTTGACGGCTCAAAGGTGGTGGGCGCAAAGGTGAGGGAACTCAAAAAAGAGGCGCTTGCCGAGGCTCGCAAGATAGAGCGCATGGGCGGGGCGCTGGGCGCGATTGACTACATGAAGGAGAGCCTTGTGGCTTCAAACGCCGGGCGGATGGCCAGGGTTGAGTCGGGCGAAATAATGCGGGTGGGCGTGAACTGCCACACCGAAACCGAACCGTCTCCGCTCACCGGCTCGCTTGAGGCATCCATACACAAGGTTGATCCCGCCCTTGTCCGGGAGCAGTCCCGGCGGCTTGCCGCGTTCAGGAAAAAAAGGAATTCAAAAAAGGTGAAAAGCGCTTTGCGGGCGCTTGCGGAGGCCGCCGCAAGCGGCAAAAACATCATGCCGCCGTCCGTTGAGTGCGCGCGCGCGGGGGTTACCACGGGCGAATGGGCGGACACGCTCAGGGAGCGGTTCGGCGAATACAGAGCCCCCACCGGCGCAAACGTGAGCCTGCCCGGCGGAAAACCGCGAGACGAGGAACTGCGCGCCAGAAAGGACATCAGGCGAATTAAAGAGTCCCTGGGCCGCCCGCCGAAAATACTGATCGGCAAGCCCGGCCTTGACGGGCATTCCAACGGCGCAGAGCAAATCGCCGTCAGGGCGAGGGACATGGGAATGGAGGTTCTGTATCAGGGAATACGCCTCACGCCCGAACAGATAGTCAGCGCGGCGGAGCAGGAAAATGTTGACCTGATAGGGCTCAGCATTCTCTCAGGCTCTCACAACACGGTTGTTCCGCGCATTATGAAGATGCTGAAACGCAAGGAAATGACGGATATTCCCGTTATCGCGGGCGGCATCATACCGGACGAGGATGTGAGAAAACTGGTGCGGAGCGGCGTCCGGAAGGTTTACACACCGAAAGACTTCTCTCTCACGCGCATAGTGGGAGACATGGCGGGCCTTGTCCTTGAGGGGTGCGCCTCCTGA
- the aroF gene encoding 3-deoxy-7-phosphoheptulonate synthase — protein MIVVMKSTAEPKDIERVMSAINDLGYKAHPIEGVLRTVIGVVGDDRDNTAPLESLAQLSGVEKVVPILQPYKLASREVEDKTSQVRIGDTVVGGREIAVMAGPCSVESRDQIMTIARAVKKSGATMLRGGAYKPRTSPYSFQGLGKEGLDLMLEAKKETGLLLVTEIMDIGDLEKLDEYADLLQVGARNSQNYSLLKALGKSNKPVLLKRGLSTTINEFLMCAEYILSEGNSRVILCERGIRTFETATRNTFDLNAIPVLKEKTHLPVIADPSHGTGYWNYVTPMALAAVAAGADGLIVEVHNEPEKAFSDGGQSLKPKKFEDLIKRAALVAEAVGRTMTVS, from the coding sequence ATGATAGTGGTAATGAAAAGCACGGCGGAGCCGAAAGACATTGAGAGGGTAATGTCCGCCATAAACGACCTCGGCTACAAAGCCCATCCCATAGAAGGCGTGCTTCGCACTGTTATCGGCGTTGTCGGCGATGACCGGGACAATACCGCTCCTCTGGAAAGCCTTGCCCAGTTGAGCGGGGTTGAAAAAGTCGTTCCCATCCTCCAGCCCTACAAACTGGCAAGCAGAGAGGTGGAGGACAAAACCTCCCAGGTGCGTATTGGAGACACCGTTGTCGGCGGACGGGAAATAGCCGTCATGGCGGGCCCGTGCTCCGTTGAAAGCAGAGACCAGATAATGACAATAGCGCGCGCCGTCAAAAAATCCGGCGCGACCATGCTGCGCGGCGGCGCGTATAAGCCGCGCACATCGCCCTATTCGTTTCAGGGCCTCGGCAAAGAGGGGCTTGACCTCATGCTTGAGGCAAAAAAGGAAACGGGGCTTCTTCTGGTAACGGAGATTATGGACATCGGCGATCTGGAAAAGCTTGACGAGTATGCCGACCTGCTGCAGGTGGGGGCGAGAAACTCGCAAAACTACTCGCTTCTCAAGGCGCTGGGCAAGTCAAACAAACCGGTGCTGCTCAAGCGGGGGCTCTCAACCACCATCAACGAGTTCCTCATGTGCGCCGAATACATACTGTCCGAAGGCAACAGCCGGGTGATACTGTGCGAGCGCGGAATCCGGACTTTTGAAACCGCCACCAGAAACACGTTTGACCTTAACGCAATACCCGTTCTCAAGGAGAAGACCCACCTGCCGGTCATAGCCGACCCCAGCCACGGAACGGGCTACTGGAATTATGTAACGCCCATGGCGCTGGCGGCGGTGGCCGCCGGGGCGGACGGGCTTATAGTGGAAGTTCACAATGAGCCGGAAAAGGCTTTCAGCGACGGCGGACAGTCTCTGAAACCGAAAAAGTTTGAAGACCTGATAAAAAGAGCCGCCCTCGTGGCGGAAGCGGTCGGGCGGACGATGACGGTCAGCTGA
- the purN gene encoding phosphoribosylglycinamide formyltransferase, translating into MVLSKIKLMAPVFKVSVFVSGGGSNFQAIMDAAIEGVRIVSVICDRPGARAIDRAKAAGVPVETVDRSLYESRGDFEAEILARLAPRDPDLIVLAGFMRVLSPEFVKRFEGRIVNIHPSLLPDFRGMNAVRQALAAGVAEAGCTIHFVDEGLDTGPVITAARVAVEPGDTEQTLSEKIHELEHRIYPEVIGKLARGEIRLEGGKVKVS; encoded by the coding sequence TTGGTTCTTTCAAAAATTAAGTTGATGGCCCCCGTTTTCAAGGTTTCCGTTTTTGTTTCCGGCGGGGGCAGCAACTTTCAGGCAATTATGGACGCCGCAATTGAAGGTGTCCGCATTGTTTCCGTCATTTGCGACAGACCCGGCGCCCGCGCCATTGACAGGGCGAAAGCGGCCGGAGTTCCCGTTGAAACGGTTGACCGCTCGCTGTATGAATCGCGCGGTGATTTTGAGGCCGAAATTCTGGCGCGGCTCGCCCCCCGCGACCCAGACCTGATAGTCCTTGCGGGGTTTATGAGGGTTCTTTCGCCGGAATTTGTGAAAAGATTTGAGGGCAGGATAGTCAACATTCATCCGTCCCTGCTGCCCGATTTCCGTGGAATGAACGCCGTCCGGCAAGCCCTTGCCGCCGGGGTTGCCGAGGCCGGTTGCACAATTCACTTCGTGGACGAGGGGCTGGACACGGGGCCCGTTATCACCGCCGCCCGCGTTGCCGTGGAGCCGGGGGACACGGAGCAGACTCTGTCGGAAAAGATTCACGAACTGGAGCACAGAATATACCCCGAAGTGATAGGGAAACTGGCGCGGGGGGAGATACGGCTTGAAGGCGGGAAGGTTAAGGTCAGCTGA
- a CDS encoding sigma-70 family RNA polymerase sigma factor, producing the protein MLNGSFEKDPMRTYLQDIATHPLLTKEQEIEVAKALEVSKEKVAAAVLGSDFIVREFCRAGKDDGPDDGKTPSNNRYYAMLQVFLECVERLTEIRGQIKKIKESGGTLREISRKKSRVKKKAIDTLKKMNRQHNPLFKQCMESALESTDALARDFEKTSSALRTLRSVKQKDELKKHLTKLRRLCSPQKEDEIAGCLSDLRSSCDEVALNRKKLVEANLRLVVSIARKYKNRGLPILDLIQEGNIGLRHSVDMFEYRRGNKFSTHASWWIMQAITRAIAEQSRVIKLPVHMVENVSKIYKTRQSLFQKMSKKPSMEELAAQLEQTPKDVSRTLRFAEGTLSLDAPLGNEEGTVLDFVEDKGRGVLSSEIVEENELTTLVRNALKVLKPKEQKVIKMRFGIGEKKEYTLEEIGKHLGITKERVRQIEVKSLTKLKKNSRKSQIRLYAD; encoded by the coding sequence GTGCTCAACGGCTCTTTTGAAAAAGACCCGATGCGCACCTATCTTCAGGACATCGCGACCCACCCGCTGCTCACAAAAGAACAGGAGATAGAGGTGGCAAAGGCCCTTGAAGTCTCAAAGGAAAAGGTTGCCGCGGCTGTTCTCGGTTCGGATTTTATTGTCCGCGAGTTCTGCAGGGCAGGGAAAGATGATGGCCCGGATGACGGCAAGACCCCTTCAAACAACCGCTACTATGCGATGCTACAGGTTTTTCTTGAGTGCGTGGAACGTTTGACGGAAATTCGCGGTCAGATTAAGAAAATCAAAGAGTCCGGCGGAACTTTGCGCGAGATTTCGCGCAAAAAGTCGCGCGTCAAAAAGAAAGCGATTGACACCCTGAAAAAAATGAACCGCCAGCACAACCCGCTGTTCAAGCAGTGCATGGAATCCGCCCTTGAGTCCACGGACGCGCTCGCGCGCGACTTTGAGAAAACCTCCTCCGCCCTCCGTACCCTGCGTTCGGTCAAGCAGAAGGACGAACTGAAAAAGCATTTGACAAAACTCCGCAGACTGTGCTCCCCGCAGAAAGAGGACGAAATTGCGGGATGCCTCTCCGACTTGCGCTCATCGTGCGATGAGGTTGCCCTCAACAGAAAGAAACTGGTTGAAGCCAACCTGCGCCTTGTGGTGAGCATAGCGCGCAAATACAAAAACCGCGGCCTGCCCATACTTGACCTGATTCAGGAGGGCAACATAGGGCTCAGGCACTCGGTTGACATGTTTGAATACCGCAGAGGCAACAAATTCTCCACACACGCGAGTTGGTGGATAATGCAGGCCATAACCCGCGCGATTGCCGAGCAGTCAAGGGTGATCAAACTGCCGGTTCACATGGTTGAGAATGTGAGCAAGATATACAAAACCAGACAGTCTTTATTCCAGAAGATGAGCAAGAAACCGTCAATGGAGGAACTTGCCGCGCAACTTGAGCAGACGCCGAAAGATGTTTCAAGGACTCTCAGATTTGCGGAAGGCACGCTTTCACTTGATGCTCCCCTCGGCAACGAGGAAGGCACGGTGCTTGACTTTGTTGAAGACAAGGGGCGCGGCGTGCTGTCATCGGAGATAGTGGAGGAGAATGAGCTGACCACGCTTGTGCGCAACGCTCTGAAGGTTCTCAAGCCCAAAGAGCAGAAGGTTATCAAAATGCGTTTCGGTATCGGGGAAAAGAAGGAATACACGCTTGAGGAAATCGGAAAGCATCTGGGGATTACAAAGGAAAGAGTCCGGCAGATAGAAGTCAAGTCTCTGACCAAACTCAAGAAAAACAGCAGAAAATCCCAAATTCGCCTTTATGCGGATTGA
- the dnaG gene encoding DNA primase has product MATVSAQELKSRVSIAEIINGYVALKKAGASYKGLCPFHDDKNPSLHVDDDKGMFYCFSCKAGGDVFAFLQRINGGTFPEALREVAEKAGVSVEAFSSSENKGAEEILNMNRAVCGFFRRSLSSGSAESGAASSYLRGRGVTPEMEENFSVGYAPSAPSALPDFIGKQGFSMKRAAEAGLVASNERGYYGKFRGRLMFPIFSPDGKVIGFGGRILNPEASPAKYLNSAESAVYKKRRSLYGLHKTRQEIRKSGVCVLVEGYMDLLSVYEAGVKNTAASLGTSLTREQVGVIRRYADDVVILYDGDRAGIDASFTAGEVFMSHGIVPRIARVPGGLDPDRFAREKGSAALKALIEAAPPLTGVLMDDISAALSKKKISQAAAARRLMAVVPALGNSPETGPYVTEVSRRFGFRENDLYSTVKSMTARSRPSVTAASKEESPVQKVSAAEMMLLRISLKFPRTAEFLSGEEVSKLIPDGEVKTVISSMSASGVAASPGAGGALLSHAHFTLDEIDYMDESNVRAEIEKCLVRLKLDAIGRELETIREELRVSESGGGADGTDLMQRYKELLDEKQRINSEELQ; this is encoded by the coding sequence ATGGCAACGGTCTCCGCACAGGAACTGAAAAGCAGGGTCAGCATAGCCGAGATTATTAACGGCTATGTGGCTTTGAAAAAAGCGGGCGCGTCCTACAAGGGTCTCTGCCCGTTCCATGATGACAAAAACCCGTCTCTTCACGTTGATGATGACAAGGGGATGTTTTACTGCTTCAGTTGCAAGGCGGGCGGCGATGTGTTCGCGTTTTTACAACGCATAAACGGCGGCACTTTTCCGGAGGCGCTCCGCGAGGTCGCGGAAAAGGCGGGGGTTTCGGTGGAGGCGTTTTCCTCTTCGGAGAACAAGGGCGCGGAAGAGATTTTGAACATGAACAGAGCGGTGTGCGGATTTTTCAGGCGGTCGCTCTCCTCCGGTTCGGCGGAGAGCGGCGCGGCTTCCTCCTACCTGCGCGGCAGGGGTGTAACGCCGGAAATGGAAGAGAATTTTTCCGTAGGATACGCGCCGTCCGCGCCGTCCGCCCTGCCGGACTTTATCGGAAAGCAGGGGTTCTCAATGAAACGCGCCGCAGAGGCGGGCCTTGTCGCCTCCAATGAGAGGGGCTATTACGGAAAGTTTCGCGGACGGCTGATGTTTCCCATATTCAGCCCGGACGGGAAAGTAATCGGTTTCGGGGGGCGGATATTGAATCCGGAGGCGAGCCCCGCGAAGTATCTCAACTCCGCCGAGTCCGCCGTTTATAAAAAAAGGCGTTCGCTCTACGGGCTTCACAAAACCCGGCAGGAGATAAGAAAGAGCGGCGTGTGCGTGCTTGTTGAGGGATATATGGACCTTCTGTCCGTGTATGAGGCGGGTGTAAAGAACACAGCCGCCTCGCTTGGAACTTCCCTCACAAGGGAGCAGGTCGGCGTTATCAGGAGATACGCGGACGATGTTGTCATCCTTTACGACGGCGACAGGGCGGGGATAGACGCGTCTTTTACGGCGGGAGAGGTTTTTATGTCGCACGGGATTGTTCCGCGCATAGCGCGTGTTCCCGGCGGGCTTGACCCCGACCGGTTTGCCCGTGAAAAGGGCTCCGCCGCGCTGAAGGCTCTTATAGAAGCCGCGCCTCCGCTTACCGGGGTTTTGATGGATGACATTTCCGCCGCTTTAAGCAAAAAGAAAATATCACAGGCCGCCGCCGCGCGAAGGCTTATGGCGGTTGTTCCCGCGCTCGGCAACTCGCCGGAAACGGGCCCTTATGTGACGGAGGTTTCCCGGAGATTCGGATTCAGGGAGAACGACCTGTATTCAACCGTTAAGTCAATGACCGCCCGCTCAAGGCCGTCCGTAACTGCCGCCTCAAAAGAGGAAAGCCCCGTTCAGAAAGTCAGCGCCGCCGAGATGATGCTGCTCAGAATATCTCTGAAGTTTCCCCGGACGGCGGAGTTTCTTTCCGGGGAAGAGGTGTCAAAACTCATACCGGACGGCGAAGTGAAGACTGTTATTTCGTCCATGAGCGCGTCTGGCGTTGCGGCGTCTCCCGGCGCGGGCGGCGCGTTGCTTTCTCATGCCCACTTCACGCTTGACGAGATAGATTATATGGACGAGAGCAATGTGCGCGCCGAGATAGAGAAGTGTCTTGTGAGGCTGAAACTGGACGCCATAGGGCGTGAACTTGAAACCATTAGGGAAGAGTTGAGGGTATCTGAGTCCGGCGGAGGCGCGGACGGCACAGACCTTATGCAACGTTACAAAGAACTGCTTGATGAAAAGCAGAGAATAAATTCGGAGGAGTTGCAGTAG
- the rpsU gene encoding 30S ribosomal protein S21 — protein MPGITVGSSETIDSALKRFKKQVERAGVVSEVRKREFYEKPSQKRKRKVLAAIKRMRKSRR, from the coding sequence ATGCCGGGGATAACGGTCGGTTCAAGCGAGACCATAGACAGCGCTCTCAAACGTTTCAAGAAACAGGTTGAGAGGGCGGGCGTTGTTTCCGAAGTTCGCAAGAGAGAGTTCTACGAAAAACCCAGCCAGAAGCGGAAGAGAAAGGTTCTGGCGGCCATTAAGCGCATGAGGAAGTCAAGGCGATGA